In Xanthomonas sp. SI, the following are encoded in one genomic region:
- a CDS encoding polyprenyl synthetase family protein, which produces MSLAEDLRPALGLPQIQALAAPDMSAADALIRRRLASDVVLINQIAEHIVSAGGKRLRPMLVMLAGRACAGGGPVHHQLAVIVEFIHTSTLLHDDVVDESDLRRGRSTANALWGNAPSVLVGDFLYSRSFQLMVELDSMQVMRLLADTTNRIAEGEVLQLLHVHNPDTDEAAYLRVIERKTAVLFAAGTRLGAMASGASEEVQQRLYDYGMHLGYAFQIADDVLDYTADAADLGKNLGDDLAEGKATLPLIHAMAHADEATRQRLRHIVEQGDADAMPEVLAAIQASGGLDYSRRRAAEYAAAAERALDGLPESEAVAALRGLARYAVERRH; this is translated from the coding sequence ATGAGCCTCGCCGAAGACCTCCGCCCCGCCCTGGGGCTGCCTCAGATCCAGGCGCTGGCCGCGCCCGACATGAGCGCCGCCGATGCCCTGATCCGCCGCCGTCTGGCCTCGGACGTGGTGCTGATCAACCAGATCGCCGAGCACATCGTCTCCGCAGGCGGCAAGCGCCTGCGGCCGATGCTGGTGATGCTGGCCGGGCGCGCCTGCGCCGGCGGCGGGCCGGTGCACCACCAGCTGGCGGTGATCGTCGAGTTCATCCATACCTCGACCCTGCTGCACGACGACGTGGTCGACGAATCGGACCTGCGCCGCGGCCGCAGCACCGCCAACGCGCTGTGGGGCAACGCGCCCAGCGTGCTGGTCGGCGATTTCCTGTACTCGCGCAGCTTCCAGCTGATGGTCGAGCTGGACAGCATGCAGGTGATGCGGCTGCTCGCCGACACCACCAATCGCATCGCCGAGGGCGAGGTGCTGCAGCTGTTGCACGTGCACAACCCGGATACCGACGAGGCCGCCTATCTGCGCGTGATCGAGCGCAAGACCGCGGTGCTGTTCGCCGCCGGCACCCGGCTCGGGGCGATGGCCTCGGGCGCTTCCGAAGAGGTGCAGCAGCGCCTGTACGACTACGGCATGCACCTGGGCTATGCGTTCCAGATCGCCGACGACGTGCTCGACTACACCGCCGATGCCGCCGACCTGGGCAAGAACCTGGGCGACGACCTGGCCGAAGGCAAGGCCACCCTGCCGCTGATCCACGCGATGGCCCACGCCGACGAGGCCACCCGCCAGCGCCTGCGCCATATCGTCGAACAAGGCGATGCCGACGCCATGCCGGAAGTGCTGGCGGCGATCCAGGCCAGCGGCGGACTCGACTACAGCCGCCGCCGCGCCGCCGAATACGCGGCCGCCGCCGAACGCGCGCTGGACGGCCTGCCTGAGAGCGAGGCAGTGGCCGCGCTGCGCGGATTGGCGCGTTACGCGGTCGAACGTAGGCATTGA
- a CDS encoding cytochrome c peroxidase, whose protein sequence is MKFRLFFATAVTIFSATGLAGCERAARLPGAQGDAATVALGRELFFDRSLSADGAVSCADCHVPAKSFTDGREVSVGVHGRVSTRNAPDLADATVYSTLFWDGRERHLKVVALQAFTNSQEMGLADVRMLLARINAQPRYAKYADGNQLDQSAVAEGLTQYLRALPRQPTRYDRSIGEPSLLDADERAGLALFTGKAACTECHLLAGSPATFTDQKFHHAGVGFEQIAGDVAALLGRLEQARRINQPLGTLVLSEREIAELGRFVVTRRPADLGAFRTPSLRNVALTAPYMHDGSVATLEKAVEREIYYRSLGRGRAVNLTVTEQRQLTAFLRAISTEDQPAGADAEMSMSRVPNKELPRLTSSK, encoded by the coding sequence ATGAAGTTCAGATTATTTTTTGCTACCGCAGTCACAATTTTTTCCGCAACTGGATTGGCCGGATGCGAGCGAGCCGCACGGCTTCCAGGCGCGCAGGGTGACGCGGCCACGGTTGCACTAGGGCGCGAACTTTTCTTTGATCGAAGCTTGAGTGCTGATGGTGCGGTCAGCTGTGCGGACTGCCACGTCCCCGCCAAATCATTCACCGACGGCCGCGAGGTCTCGGTAGGCGTGCACGGCCGGGTAAGCACGCGAAACGCGCCTGATCTGGCCGATGCCACTGTCTACTCAACGCTGTTCTGGGATGGCCGGGAGCGCCATCTCAAGGTAGTAGCGCTGCAGGCGTTCACCAATTCGCAGGAGATGGGGCTGGCGGACGTGCGTATGCTGTTGGCGCGGATCAACGCGCAGCCACGCTATGCCAAATATGCTGATGGAAATCAGCTAGACCAATCGGCCGTCGCAGAAGGTCTGACGCAGTACCTGCGCGCCCTGCCACGTCAGCCGACGCGTTACGACAGAAGCATTGGAGAGCCGTCACTGCTAGACGCAGATGAGCGTGCTGGTCTCGCACTCTTCACTGGCAAGGCGGCCTGTACGGAGTGTCACCTACTTGCTGGCAGCCCAGCTACCTTTACCGATCAGAAGTTCCATCATGCCGGCGTCGGTTTTGAGCAGATTGCTGGCGATGTCGCTGCACTACTAGGCCGGTTGGAACAGGCCAGGCGCATCAATCAGCCGCTGGGTACCCTGGTGCTCTCCGAGCGGGAGATCGCCGAATTGGGTCGCTTCGTGGTGACGCGCAGGCCGGCCGACCTGGGCGCGTTCCGCACCCCCAGCTTGCGCAATGTCGCGCTTACCGCGCCATACATGCACGATGGAAGTGTGGCCACGCTGGAGAAGGCGGTAGAGCGTGAAATCTACTACCGCAGCCTTGGGCGCGGCCGGGCCGTGAACCTGACGGTGACCGAACAGAGGCAGCTGACAGCGTTCCTGCGCGCGATTTCTACGGAGGATCAACCTGCAGGCGCTGACGCAGAGATGTCGATGTCACGCGTCCCCAACAAAGAGCTGCCTAGACTTACTTCAAGCAAGTAA
- a CDS encoding IPT/TIG domain-containing protein gives MLNSAQKQMGPKDMDVPQHRVVRRAGWLYALLGISIIDFSIARRIGLRIAGFIALLVGSESALAAAYVYDANGRLIAVTNEAGDTARYHYDALGNITRVQRLPSGALAIFDFAPRQGGAGDRVTLRGLGFSATPAQNVVRFNGVVAEVVTASTGSLTTIVPAAATTGVLTVTVGNQSASSDVPFVVEAQPRAPLITAVSPHITSVGAALTISGQSLLPLAGQTSARLGLAPLLLSQASNSTLQAEVPGGASSGRIRVTTPYGSAISADDVLVVPAGIDDVAIIGTAKRLAVDGQLNDLSTDSAGKSVAILFEAQGGDYISAQFSELTSELNYALYGIGNKRLATGTVSANAPSFHMPALKSAGTHLLVLTPKAGPLTWKLQLERSAVLEIDGTVQDVSTSIAGQSRRLVFDARKGMPLGLGLAEKTGPPAWGSATVTVQGPDGGQAGFQQCAQANNGCSLNLSALNTGRHAVLVTPAASGTRLLAFQAALSTDAQRTLARGTPLALSLPRAGQNARLSFTGAAGEVLGLLIAGQATLPAGRSVYYRVNRPDGTLWKSVAASSGLVLNLALPVTGTYDVFVDAGYGETLATEVLLRGSEGSPVIGGATSTHVAARAGEAAYFQITASSGDSLGLGISNLTIANGSGAAVNVYRPNGTLLANTTCHAANAGCDLNLSSLEDGVHGVEVVPLDPAQTMQFDATVSRDLAVNMVRATPTSLSLPRHGQNARLAFTAAANEVIALKITAQTTQPSGAGVYFRALRPDGVTVTSGYAAGDKTLLIDTSVAGTYQIFVDPENGATAAATLTLEAGVLGQMELDGSIGEYESAAGKDVSFAINAVAGKHLGFGISHLSVNSGTYVRIYAYTPSGASVGNETYCYVSNGGCDVQLYNPVSGTYSIVMRPVSSTQTMKFRATLSSALRSTLSRDVPFNLSLDRRGQDALMTFSGVAGETVALQIAGQSSLPAGRTVAYRVYKPSERRSSYHIASIAPETGGALNIRLPENGEYWVYADPQFGAAAAARITLSTGSTSGLVLDGASAAFIADQPAQTAHYSFNAIAGQHMGFAVSDLGVSDGTYVRIYAYGPNGNSIEDDSYCYVERGGCDVDIYNPVAGSYSVVVVPSVAGQRMQFTATLSSSAPVALAADTPTMLQLSRRGQDGMLTFNGSQGETVGLQIAGQASAPAGNTVRYRIYKPSERRPSYQFADITPLNGGALNMSLPETGTYWIWADPDNGATASAQITLSTGTTSGLVQNGGAAGVETILPGQTAYFRFNATAGQHLGFGLSDLVVSSGTLVRIYAYAPNGNNIQDDSYCYVADGGCDIDIYNPVTGTYSVMVVPEHGDQAMQFNATLSSSAGVTLERDVPAVLDLTRRGQDGLMTFNGTQGENLAFLVAGQTTVPGDRQVTYRVFKPSDRRPSYYIHSFNAQTGGSVNMVLPETGTYWILADPIKGATSRSHVTLSTGTVSGMERDGAVVQFASTHPGQSAHFRFNATAGQHLGFAVSDLTVSTNNYVRIDAYAPNGNGIADTSYCYVADGGCDIDIYNPVAGTYSIIVSAAEPGQTMQFKAGLSSSAGPALARDTPLNLQLDRRGKDAVMTFAGNAGESVALLVAGQSTVPAGKMVRYRVYKPSERRRSYELDVITPITGGSTNLILTESGTYWLWADPDNGATTNARVTLSTGNANPLVQDGSPTQFASTQAGQSAHFRFPATAGAHLGFAISGLSLSEGSYVRVYAYSPTGTGIADTSYCYVSDGGCDIDFYNTVAGDYSILVQPTTTGQTMQFTATLSSNAGVALQRGVVAPLPLSRRGQDGLLTFTGTQGEKVTLQVAAQVTQPAGGRVVYSVFKPSDRRRGYAISTAGPTTAGNLNVTLPETGTYWILVDPDLGRSASANVSVSTSP, from the coding sequence ATGCTCAACAGTGCGCAAAAGCAGATGGGGCCAAAGGATATGGACGTTCCGCAACACCGCGTCGTACGACGTGCCGGTTGGCTCTATGCGCTTCTCGGCATTTCCATCATTGATTTCAGCATTGCGCGTCGCATCGGGTTGCGCATTGCTGGGTTCATCGCCCTGCTCGTGGGGAGCGAATCGGCATTGGCTGCTGCCTATGTCTATGACGCCAACGGGCGGCTGATCGCGGTCACCAATGAAGCGGGCGATACAGCGCGCTATCACTATGATGCCCTGGGGAACATTACCCGCGTCCAGCGCCTGCCATCGGGTGCGCTCGCCATCTTCGATTTCGCGCCGCGCCAGGGCGGCGCCGGTGACAGGGTCACGCTGAGAGGGCTGGGCTTCAGCGCAACGCCGGCGCAGAACGTCGTTCGCTTCAATGGCGTGGTTGCCGAAGTGGTCACCGCTAGCACAGGCAGCTTGACCACCATCGTTCCAGCAGCCGCCACAACTGGAGTGCTGACTGTCACCGTAGGCAATCAATCCGCCAGCAGCGATGTCCCGTTCGTTGTCGAAGCCCAACCCCGCGCGCCCCTCATTACCGCCGTCAGCCCGCATATCACCTCGGTCGGGGCTGCCCTCACCATCAGCGGACAGTCGCTGCTGCCGCTTGCTGGGCAGACCAGCGCTCGCCTTGGCCTTGCGCCGCTTCTCCTTAGCCAGGCCAGTAACTCAACACTGCAGGCCGAAGTTCCTGGTGGTGCGAGTAGTGGCCGGATTAGGGTCACTACACCCTACGGCAGCGCTATCAGCGCAGACGACGTGCTTGTCGTGCCTGCGGGAATTGATGACGTGGCCATTATTGGTACGGCGAAACGCTTGGCCGTCGACGGGCAGCTCAACGATCTTTCGACGGACTCTGCGGGGAAAAGCGTAGCGATCCTGTTCGAGGCGCAAGGCGGTGACTACATCAGTGCGCAGTTCTCCGAGCTGACCAGCGAGCTGAACTATGCCCTGTATGGCATCGGGAACAAACGCCTCGCCACGGGGACGGTCTCAGCCAACGCGCCGAGCTTCCATATGCCCGCGCTGAAGTCAGCCGGGACTCATCTGCTGGTGTTGACCCCCAAGGCAGGCCCGCTGACGTGGAAGTTGCAACTCGAGCGGTCCGCCGTTCTGGAAATCGACGGCACCGTTCAGGATGTAAGCACAAGCATCGCAGGGCAGAGTCGCAGGCTGGTCTTCGATGCACGCAAAGGTATGCCACTTGGCTTGGGACTTGCGGAAAAAACAGGGCCTCCCGCATGGGGTTCGGCTACGGTGACCGTGCAAGGGCCAGACGGAGGCCAAGCAGGATTCCAGCAGTGCGCGCAAGCGAACAATGGATGCAGTCTCAATCTTTCCGCATTGAATACGGGTAGACACGCGGTTCTCGTCACGCCCGCAGCCTCTGGAACCCGCCTTCTTGCGTTCCAGGCGGCTCTGTCAACCGATGCGCAACGCACCCTGGCGCGCGGTACGCCACTAGCCCTTTCCCTTCCGCGCGCAGGCCAGAACGCTAGGCTGAGCTTCACTGGAGCCGCAGGCGAAGTGCTCGGCCTGCTGATTGCAGGACAAGCCACCCTACCTGCCGGCCGCAGCGTCTATTACCGCGTCAACCGCCCAGACGGAACGCTCTGGAAGTCTGTCGCAGCCTCAAGCGGACTGGTGCTGAACCTGGCACTCCCTGTCACCGGCACCTATGACGTCTTCGTCGACGCCGGATACGGTGAAACACTTGCCACGGAGGTGCTGCTGCGCGGCAGCGAGGGAAGCCCTGTCATCGGCGGCGCCACGTCGACACATGTGGCGGCACGCGCGGGTGAGGCGGCGTACTTCCAGATCACTGCGTCGTCCGGCGACTCCCTCGGCCTGGGCATCAGCAATCTGACGATTGCCAACGGCAGTGGCGCGGCTGTGAACGTATACCGGCCCAACGGCACGTTGCTGGCCAACACCACTTGCCATGCAGCGAATGCCGGCTGCGATCTCAACCTGTCCTCGCTGGAGGACGGCGTGCATGGCGTGGAGGTGGTGCCGCTGGATCCGGCGCAGACCATGCAGTTCGACGCCACGGTCTCCCGTGACCTCGCGGTGAACATGGTCCGAGCAACTCCGACTTCCCTGAGCTTGCCGCGCCATGGACAAAACGCGCGCCTGGCATTCACCGCCGCGGCAAATGAAGTCATCGCGCTCAAGATTACCGCCCAGACCACGCAACCGTCTGGTGCCGGCGTGTACTTCCGCGCACTCCGCCCAGATGGTGTGACCGTCACCTCTGGCTACGCCGCAGGCGACAAGACGCTGCTGATCGACACCAGCGTTGCCGGAACCTATCAGATCTTCGTCGACCCCGAGAACGGTGCGACCGCGGCTGCGACGCTGACTCTGGAAGCAGGCGTGCTAGGTCAAATGGAACTGGATGGCAGCATCGGCGAGTACGAGAGCGCCGCAGGCAAGGACGTGTCCTTCGCCATCAACGCGGTAGCCGGCAAACATCTCGGGTTCGGCATCAGTCACTTGAGCGTGAACAGTGGCACGTACGTGCGTATCTACGCCTATACGCCGAGCGGCGCCAGCGTTGGAAACGAAACGTACTGCTACGTGAGCAACGGCGGCTGCGACGTCCAGCTCTACAACCCGGTCAGCGGCACCTACAGCATCGTGATGCGGCCGGTGAGCAGCACGCAAACGATGAAGTTCAGGGCAACCCTGTCATCCGCGTTGCGCTCGACGCTATCCCGCGATGTCCCCTTCAATCTAAGCTTGGACCGGCGTGGCCAGGACGCGCTGATGACCTTCAGTGGGGTCGCCGGCGAAACGGTGGCGCTGCAGATTGCCGGCCAGTCGAGCCTGCCTGCGGGCAGGACGGTGGCCTACCGGGTCTACAAGCCCAGCGAACGCCGCAGCAGCTATCACATCGCCAGCATTGCGCCGGAGACCGGTGGTGCCCTCAACATTCGTTTACCGGAGAATGGCGAGTACTGGGTGTACGCCGATCCTCAGTTTGGCGCAGCCGCAGCGGCGAGGATCACTCTGTCCACAGGCAGCACCAGCGGATTGGTGCTGGATGGTGCGTCGGCGGCATTCATCGCTGACCAGCCAGCGCAGACGGCGCACTATAGCTTTAACGCAATCGCCGGGCAGCACATGGGCTTTGCGGTCAGCGACCTGGGCGTCTCCGATGGAACGTATGTGCGCATCTACGCCTATGGGCCCAACGGCAACAGTATCGAGGATGATTCGTACTGCTATGTGGAGCGCGGCGGCTGTGATGTGGATATCTACAATCCCGTCGCCGGCAGCTATAGCGTGGTGGTCGTGCCATCGGTCGCCGGACAGCGCATGCAGTTCACCGCCACGCTGTCCAGTAGCGCTCCTGTCGCGCTAGCCGCTGACACCCCGACAATGCTGCAGCTGTCTCGGCGGGGCCAGGATGGAATGCTGACCTTCAATGGCAGCCAGGGCGAAACCGTTGGCTTGCAGATTGCGGGCCAAGCGAGCGCTCCTGCTGGCAACACAGTGCGCTATCGGATCTACAAACCGAGCGAGCGCCGGCCGAGCTACCAGTTTGCCGACATCACTCCTCTCAATGGCGGGGCGCTGAACATGTCGCTGCCTGAGACCGGAACCTATTGGATATGGGCAGATCCAGACAACGGTGCCACCGCAAGTGCCCAGATCACGCTCTCCACGGGAACCACCAGCGGGCTGGTCCAGAACGGCGGCGCGGCGGGAGTGGAGACCATCTTGCCCGGCCAGACCGCGTACTTCCGCTTCAATGCAACAGCCGGCCAGCACCTCGGTTTCGGTCTGAGCGACCTGGTCGTGAGCAGTGGAACGCTGGTGCGCATCTACGCCTATGCGCCGAACGGCAACAACATTCAGGACGACTCGTATTGCTACGTCGCCGACGGTGGCTGCGACATCGACATCTACAACCCCGTCACGGGCACCTACAGCGTCATGGTCGTGCCCGAACACGGCGATCAAGCGATGCAGTTCAATGCAACGCTCTCGTCCAGCGCGGGTGTCACCCTGGAGCGCGATGTTCCGGCAGTGCTTGATCTGACGCGCCGCGGCCAGGATGGTCTGATGACGTTCAACGGAACCCAGGGCGAGAATCTCGCTTTCCTGGTCGCTGGCCAGACGACCGTACCTGGAGATCGCCAGGTGACCTATCGGGTCTTCAAGCCAAGCGATCGTCGGCCTAGCTACTACATTCACTCCTTCAACGCCCAGACCGGCGGATCGGTGAACATGGTACTGCCGGAGACGGGGACCTATTGGATCTTGGCAGATCCGATCAAAGGCGCCACCAGCCGCTCGCACGTAACGCTGTCCACAGGTACGGTCAGCGGCATGGAGCGCGATGGTGCAGTGGTCCAGTTCGCATCCACACACCCAGGGCAATCAGCCCACTTCCGCTTCAACGCGACAGCGGGCCAACACCTCGGATTCGCTGTCAGCGATCTGACCGTAAGTACGAACAACTATGTGCGCATAGATGCGTATGCTCCAAATGGCAACGGCATCGCCGATACATCCTATTGCTATGTGGCCGATGGCGGCTGCGACATCGATATCTACAATCCTGTAGCCGGGACATACAGCATCATCGTGTCCGCCGCGGAACCCGGTCAGACCATGCAGTTCAAAGCGGGGTTGAGCAGCAGCGCTGGCCCTGCACTGGCACGCGACACACCGTTGAACCTGCAATTGGATCGTCGTGGAAAAGATGCGGTCATGACCTTTGCTGGCAACGCGGGAGAGTCGGTGGCGCTTCTTGTCGCCGGCCAATCTACTGTTCCTGCAGGGAAGATGGTCCGTTACCGCGTCTACAAGCCTAGTGAGCGGCGACGCTCCTACGAACTCGATGTCATCACGCCCATAACAGGGGGATCGACCAATCTGATCCTTACAGAGTCGGGGACCTACTGGCTGTGGGCGGACCCCGACAATGGCGCAACCACCAACGCACGGGTGACGTTGTCCACCGGGAATGCGAATCCGCTTGTGCAGGATGGATCGCCAACTCAGTTTGCCTCGACCCAAGCGGGTCAATCGGCACACTTCCGCTTCCCGGCGACAGCCGGTGCTCACCTGGGCTTTGCCATCAGTGGCCTAAGCCTGAGTGAAGGCAGCTATGTACGGGTGTACGCCTATTCGCCCACTGGTACCGGCATCGCCGACACGTCTTACTGCTATGTCAGTGACGGCGGCTGCGACATCGATTTCTATAACACGGTTGCTGGCGATTACAGCATCTTGGTGCAACCCACCACGACCGGACAAACCATGCAGTTCACTGCAACGTTGTCCTCCAATGCTGGGGTCGCCCTCCAGCGCGGTGTCGTGGCGCCCCTGCCGCTTTCGCGCCGTGGTCAGGATGGTCTGCTGACCTTTACCGGCACCCAAGGCGAGAAAGTCACCCTGCAGGTCGCCGCGCAAGTCACACAGCCTGCTGGTGGCCGTGTCGTCTACAGCGTGTTCAAGCCTAGTGACAGGCGTCGTGGTTACGCGATAAGCACCGCCGGCCCAACCACTGCAGGCAACTTAAACGTGACATTGCCAGAGACGGGAACGTACTGGATTCTGGTCGACCCGGATCTTGGCCGGTCAGCCAGTGCCAATGTTTCCGTCTCGACCTCGCCCTAA
- a CDS encoding single-stranded DNA-binding protein translates to MARGINKVILVGNLGNDPDTKYTQAGMAITRISLATTSVRKDKDGNQQERTEWHRVVFFGKLGEIAGEYLRKGSSVYVEGSIRYDKYTGQDGVEKYSTDIVADEMQMLGGREGGGGGGAGMGGDRPQRAAAPRQERPNQGGGGQGGGGQDYAPRRQQPAPQQSAPMDDFADDDIPF, encoded by the coding sequence ATGGCCCGCGGCATCAATAAAGTCATCCTCGTCGGCAACCTCGGCAACGACCCCGACACCAAGTACACCCAGGCCGGCATGGCGATCACCCGCATCAGCCTGGCCACCACCAGCGTGCGCAAGGACAAGGACGGCAACCAGCAGGAGCGCACCGAATGGCACCGCGTGGTGTTCTTCGGCAAGCTCGGCGAGATCGCCGGCGAGTACCTGCGCAAGGGCAGCTCGGTCTACGTCGAAGGCTCGATCCGCTACGACAAGTACACCGGCCAGGACGGCGTGGAGAAGTATTCCACCGACATCGTCGCCGACGAGATGCAGATGCTGGGCGGTCGCGAAGGCGGCGGCGGTGGTGGTGCCGGCATGGGCGGCGATCGCCCGCAGCGTGCGGCCGCACCGCGCCAGGAACGCCCGAACCAGGGCGGCGGCGGGCAGGGCGGCGGTGGCCAGGACTACGCGCCGCGCCGCCAGCAGCCGGCGCCGCAGCAGTCCGCGCCGATGGACGATTTCGCGGACGACGATATCCCGTTCTGA